In Parus major isolate Abel chromosome 19, Parus_major1.1, whole genome shotgun sequence, a genomic segment contains:
- the LOC107212819 gene encoding general transcription factor II-I isoform X8, with the protein MAQTIVPATSNHDEESLESRMVVTFLMSGLESMCNELSKSKAEIVCIGVYARHFFVVGTERGKAFVNFREDIKKDFTEYCIKEDRPAELQRTKTTPPVNRQRVDAEELETLRKSVEDFFCLCYGNALGESAAVPVPYEEIQSNQSVVIVQGLPEGITFKHPSNYDLPTLKWILKNKSEISFTINRPFLKPVNHIEADTTDPSHSVTPPGGSCPPVNVKTEPSKDSDTNEDLGISSRKSTGTLKQETDDPNYYQFNTPAGPSKTSETDEKIPPGISYTDSSQQDASETSEDSEAEFTSGAADDDDDYLHPDNRLQSTTPANEAADTERQPEEFSFDSSQHDALEAIEKPEVEVTIEDDDDDYLVPDKRLQSSKSANEAANTGKRKTNELHSDSSQHDSSETSEDSEAEVSSEDDDDDDDEYLPPSKRPRSSSRRRLTNEAASSGRRRAKTFNRSSSQHDSSGTSEKIEVEVTVDDDDHDFLFLDKSLQSNKSANEAGNIERSDAEEFSFDSSFHVASETSEKPEVEVTIEDDDHDFISPDKSLQRSKSANETANSERNEAEECNSDSSQHDSSETSEDSEAEFTSGDDDLDYVPRKKKVKRTKSANEDADSETSRTKEFNFDKWNVRISDLRREVEEVFEKRYAEAIKAEGPVSIPYGAFQSHSKHLVVEGLPEGIPFRRPTTYGIPRLERILLVKDQIRFVIKKPELLRSTDAPVDKEGSEVSSTVKEEWYARITKLRKTVDQLFCKQFAKALGSDEPKTVPYKKFEAHPADLYVEGLPENVPFRSPSWYGIPCLEQIIQAGDRIKFVIKRPELLTHTSVEVVRSRSSVQAREDWNSKITKLRKEVEDLFSVKFGEALGLSESVKVPYSVFESNPESLVVEGLPEGVPFRSPTWFGIPRLERIIRGSRKIKFVIKKPELINSHLPLRVVNKLKKKDVSPRSSRRSRSSSENSSVAEIEVTVEASPTKAQTKDGQTNSQTNDFRQNGREFSFEAWNSRISTLKQKVENLFSEKCGQALGLSEPVRVPYALFDSFPEDFYVEGLPEGVPFRQPATFGIPRLEKILRNKSKIKFILKKPEMVEEAIKEEASTSPQGKNNSPSKADKARTTENTAARVEDLNIVQVTVPGEESERVPKENARQLREQVNELFSQKFGEATGMNFPVKVPYRKITNNPGCILVDGMPPGVAFKAPSYLEISSMKKILESAEFIKFTVTRPFPGLVINNQPAKPNKVEVSLEGKNHFPSNIIFSAERTESGSGSYGQCYTDTRFL; encoded by the exons ATGGCTCAAACAATTGTACCAGCAACATCCAACCATGATGAGGAATCATTAGAAAGCAGAATGGTGGTTACATTCCTCATGTCAGGACTTGAATCAATG tgTAATGAGCTTTCCAAGTCCAAGGCAGAAATTGTCTGTATTGGTGTATATGCAAGACACTTTTTTGTAGTTGGAACTGAGAGAGGAAAAGCCTTTGTCAACTTTAGGGAAGATATTAAGAAGGATTTTACTGAATACT GCATTAAAGAGGACAGGcctgcagaactgcagagaaCAAAGACTACACCACCTGTAAACAGACAGAGGGTGgatgctgaggagctggagacTCTTAGAAAGTCTGTGGAAGACTTTTTCTGCTTATGCTATG gtaATGCTTTAGGAGAGTCAGCAGCGGTACCTGTGCCATATGAAGAGATTCAGAGCAACCAGTCTGTTGTGATAGTGCAGGGTCTGCCTGAAGGAATCACATTTAAACATCCATCAAATTATGATCTTCCCACCCTGAAAtggattttgaaaaacaaatcagagaTCTCATTTACTATCAACAG GCCTTTCCTGAAACCAGTGAACCACATAG AAGCTGATACGACAGATCCTTCACACTCAGTTACACCTCCAGGTGGAag ttGTCCTCCTGTTAATGTGAAAACAGAACCAAGCAAGGATTCTG ACACCAACGAGGATCTTG GAATTTCTTCCAGAAAGTCGACAGGAACACTGAAGCAGGAAACAGATGATCCTAACTACTATCAGTTTAATACTCCAG CAGGCCCTTCCAAAACatcagagacagatgaaaaaattcctcctggaaTAAGTTACACAG attCCTCCCAGCAGGATGCATCAGAAACAAGTGAGGATTCTGAGGCTGAATTCACTAGTGGAG CtgctgatgatgatgatgattacTTACATCCAGACAATAGACTGCAGAGCACCACGCCAGCTAATGAAGCTGCCGATACTGAAAGACAACCAGAAGAGTTCAGTTTTG ACTCCTCCCAGCATGATGCATTAGAAGCTATTGAGAAACCTGAGGTTGAAGTCACCATTGAAG atgatgatgatgactaCCTGGTCCCTGACAAGAGATTGCAGAGCAGCAAGTCAGCTAATGAAGCTGCCAatactgggaaaagaaaaacaaacgAGCTCCATTCAG attCCTCCCAGCATGACTCGTCAGAAACAAGTGAGGATTCTGAGGCTGAAGTATCTAGTGAAG atgatgatgatgatgatgatgagtACCTGCCCCCTAGCAAGAGAccgaggagcagcagcagacgGCGGCTGACTAATGAAGCTGCCAGTAGTGGTAGAAGAAGAGCAAAAACGTTCAATCGCA GTTCCTCCCAGCATGATTCATCAGGAACAAGTGAGAAAATTGAGGTTGAGGTCACAGTCGATG aTGATGACCATGACTTCCTATTCCTTGACAAGAGTCTGCAGAGTAACAAGTCTGCTAATGAAGCTGGCAATATTGAGAGGAGTGATGCAGAAGAATTTAGTTTTG attCCTCTTTCCATGTCGCATCAGAAACAAGTGAGAAACCTGAGGTTGAGGTCACCATTGAAG ATGATGACCATGACTTCATATCTCCTGACAAGAGTCTGCAGAGGAGCAAGTCTGCTAATGAAACTGCCAATAGTGagagaaatgaagcagaagaatGCAATTCAG attcCTCCCAGCATGACTCGTCAGAAACAAGTGAGGATTCTGAGGCTGAATTCACTAGTGGAG ATGATGACCTTGATTATGTACCCCGTAAGAAGAAAGTGAAGAGAACCAAGTCGGCTAATGAAGATGCCGATAGTGAGACAAGTAGAACAAAAGAGTTCAATTTTG aCAAATGGAACGTACGAATTTCAGACTTGAGAAGGGAAGTTGAAGAGGTGTTTGAAAAAAGATATG CTGAAGCTATAAAAGCAGAAGGTCCAGTGTCTATCCCATATGGAGCGTTTCAGTCACATTCAAAACACTTGGTTGTGGAAGGGCTGCCAGAAGGGATTCCCTTCAGACGTCCGACCACGTACGGCATTCCCCGACTGGAGAGGATACTCCTGGTAAAGGACCAGATCCGCTTTGTGattaaaaa GCCTGAACTTCTGAGATCAACAGATGCTCCCGTGGACAAGGAAGGTTCAGAAG TCTCAAGTACAGTGAAAGAGGAGTGGTATGCCAGAATCACCAAACTGAGAAAGACAGTAGATCAACTTTTCTGTAAACAGTTTG CCAAGGCTTTGGGGAGTGATGAGCCCAAAACTGTTCCATACAAGAAATTTGAAGCTCATCCAGCTGACCTTTATGTTGAAGGGCTGCCAGAAAATGTCCCCTTTAGGAGTCCCTCCTGGTATGGAATCCCTTGCCTTGAACAAATAATTCAAGCAGGCGACAGAATAAAGTTTGTGATCAAAag GCCAGAGCTGCTAACTCACACTTCAGTCGAAGTTGTTCGCTCCAGGTCGAGCGTTCAAG cGAGAGAAGATTGGAATTCTAAGATTACAAAGCTAAGAAAGGAAGTAGAAGATTTATTTAGTGTGAAGTTTG gTGAAGCTCTGGGGCTTTCAGAGTCAGTGAAAGTTCCCTATTCTGTATTTGAATCAAACCCTGAATCCTTGGTCGTTGAAGGCTTGCCAGAAGGAGTTCCTTTCCGGAGTCCCACATGGTTTGGAATTCCACGCCTTGAAAGAATCATCCGTGGGAGTCGCAAAATCAAATTTGTTATTAAGAA GCCTGAGCTTATCAATTCCCATTTGCCTCTAAGAGTGGTTAataaactaaagaaaaaag ATGTTAGTCCAAGGAGTTCCAGAAGGTCACGAAGTTCATCAGAAAATTCAAGTGTCGCAGAGATTGAAGTTACTGTTGAAGCCA GTCCTACTAAAGCACAAACAAAAGATGGTCAAACTAATTCTCAAACCAATGACTTCAGGCAAAATGGAAGAGAGTTTTCTTTTG AGGCATGGAATTCCAGAATCAGTACCTTAAAGCAGAAAGTTGAAAAtctttttagtgaaaaatgtG GGCAAGCTCTGGGACTCAGTGAGCCAGTGAGGGTGCCATATGCACTGTTTGATTCCTTCCCAGAGGATTTCTATGTGGAAGGACTACCTGAGGGAGTGCCCTTCCGCCAACCTGCGACTTTTGGGATTCCAAGACTAGAGAAGATCCTGagaaataaatctaaaataaaatttattcttaaaaa GCCTGAGATGGTTGAGGAAGCTATCAAAGAAGAGGCTTCTACAAGCCCCCAAG gaaaaaataattcccccAGTAAAGCTGATAAAGCAAGgaccacagaaaacacagctgcacGTGTTGAAGACCTCAACATCGTTCAAGTAACTGTACCAG GTGAAGAAAGTGAGCGAGTGCCAAAAGAAAATGCCAGACAATTGAGAGAGCAAGTAAATGAACTTTTTAGCCAGAAATTTG GTGAAGCCACTGGTATGAATTTTCCTGTGAAAGTTCCATACAGAAAAATCACTAACAACCCTGGCTGTATTTTGGTGGATGGAATGCCTCCAGGTGTGGCATTTAAAGCACCCAGTTATCTGGAAATCAGCTCAATGAAGAAGATTTTGGAATCAGCAGAGTTTATCAAGTTTACTGTCACTAG accATTTCCAGGACTTGTCATTAACAATC agcCAGCTAAACCAAACAAAGTAGAAGTATCTCTAGAAG
- the LOC107212819 gene encoding general transcription factor II-I isoform X16, with product MAQTIVPATSNHDEESLESRMVVTFLMSGLESMCNELSKSKAEIVCIGVYARHFFVVGTERGKAFVNFREDIKKDFTEYCIKEDRPAELQRTKTTPPVNRQRVDAEELETLRKSVEDFFCLCYGNALGESAAVPVPYEEIQSNQSVVIVQGLPEGITFKHPSNYDLPTLKWILKNKSEISFTINRPFLKPVNHIEADTTDPSHSVTPPGGSCPPVNVKTEPSKDSDTNEDLGISSRKSTGTLKQETDDPNYYQFNTPAGPSKTSETDEKIPPGISYTDSSQQDASETSEDSEAEFTSGAADDDDDYLHPDNRLQSTTPANEAADTERQPEEFSFDSSQHDALEAIEKPEVEVTIEDDDDDYLVPDKRLQSSKSANEAANTGKRKTNELHSDSSQHDSSETSEDSEAEVSSEDDDDDDDEYLPPSKRPRSSSRRRLTNEAASSGRRRAKTFNRSSSQHDSSGTSEKIEVEVTVDDDDHDFLFLDKSLQSNKSANEAGNIERSDAEEFSFDSSFHVASETSEKPEVEVTIEDDDHDFISPDKSLQRSKSANETANSERNEAEECNSDSSQHDSSETSEDSEAEFTSGDDDLDYVPRKKKVKRTKSANEDADSETSRTKEFNFDKWNVRISDLRREVEEVFEKRYAEAIKAEGPVSIPYGAFQSHSKHLVVEGLPEGIPFRRPTTYGIPRLERILLVKDQIRFVIKKPELLRSTDAPVDKEGSEVSSTVKEEWYARITKLRKTVDQLFCKQFAKALGSDEPKTVPYKKFEAHPADLYVEGLPENVPFRSPSWYGIPCLEQIIQAGDRIKFVIKRPELLTHTSVEVVRSRSSVQAREDWNSKITKLRKEVEDLFSVKFGEALGLSESVKVPYSVFESNPESLVVEGLPEGVPFRSPTWFGIPRLERIIRGSRKIKFVIKKPELINSHLPLRVVNKLKKKDVSPRSSRRSRSSSENSSVAEIEVTVEASPTKAQTKDGQTNSQTNDFRQNGREFSFEAWNSRISTLKQKVENLFSEKCGQALGLSEPVRVPYALFDSFPEDFYVEGLPEGVPFRQPATFGIPRLEKILRNKSKIKFILKKPEMVEEAIKEEASTSPQDETEDFELSINVF from the exons ATGGCTCAAACAATTGTACCAGCAACATCCAACCATGATGAGGAATCATTAGAAAGCAGAATGGTGGTTACATTCCTCATGTCAGGACTTGAATCAATG tgTAATGAGCTTTCCAAGTCCAAGGCAGAAATTGTCTGTATTGGTGTATATGCAAGACACTTTTTTGTAGTTGGAACTGAGAGAGGAAAAGCCTTTGTCAACTTTAGGGAAGATATTAAGAAGGATTTTACTGAATACT GCATTAAAGAGGACAGGcctgcagaactgcagagaaCAAAGACTACACCACCTGTAAACAGACAGAGGGTGgatgctgaggagctggagacTCTTAGAAAGTCTGTGGAAGACTTTTTCTGCTTATGCTATG gtaATGCTTTAGGAGAGTCAGCAGCGGTACCTGTGCCATATGAAGAGATTCAGAGCAACCAGTCTGTTGTGATAGTGCAGGGTCTGCCTGAAGGAATCACATTTAAACATCCATCAAATTATGATCTTCCCACCCTGAAAtggattttgaaaaacaaatcagagaTCTCATTTACTATCAACAG GCCTTTCCTGAAACCAGTGAACCACATAG AAGCTGATACGACAGATCCTTCACACTCAGTTACACCTCCAGGTGGAag ttGTCCTCCTGTTAATGTGAAAACAGAACCAAGCAAGGATTCTG ACACCAACGAGGATCTTG GAATTTCTTCCAGAAAGTCGACAGGAACACTGAAGCAGGAAACAGATGATCCTAACTACTATCAGTTTAATACTCCAG CAGGCCCTTCCAAAACatcagagacagatgaaaaaattcctcctggaaTAAGTTACACAG attCCTCCCAGCAGGATGCATCAGAAACAAGTGAGGATTCTGAGGCTGAATTCACTAGTGGAG CtgctgatgatgatgatgattacTTACATCCAGACAATAGACTGCAGAGCACCACGCCAGCTAATGAAGCTGCCGATACTGAAAGACAACCAGAAGAGTTCAGTTTTG ACTCCTCCCAGCATGATGCATTAGAAGCTATTGAGAAACCTGAGGTTGAAGTCACCATTGAAG atgatgatgatgactaCCTGGTCCCTGACAAGAGATTGCAGAGCAGCAAGTCAGCTAATGAAGCTGCCAatactgggaaaagaaaaacaaacgAGCTCCATTCAG attCCTCCCAGCATGACTCGTCAGAAACAAGTGAGGATTCTGAGGCTGAAGTATCTAGTGAAG atgatgatgatgatgatgatgagtACCTGCCCCCTAGCAAGAGAccgaggagcagcagcagacgGCGGCTGACTAATGAAGCTGCCAGTAGTGGTAGAAGAAGAGCAAAAACGTTCAATCGCA GTTCCTCCCAGCATGATTCATCAGGAACAAGTGAGAAAATTGAGGTTGAGGTCACAGTCGATG aTGATGACCATGACTTCCTATTCCTTGACAAGAGTCTGCAGAGTAACAAGTCTGCTAATGAAGCTGGCAATATTGAGAGGAGTGATGCAGAAGAATTTAGTTTTG attCCTCTTTCCATGTCGCATCAGAAACAAGTGAGAAACCTGAGGTTGAGGTCACCATTGAAG ATGATGACCATGACTTCATATCTCCTGACAAGAGTCTGCAGAGGAGCAAGTCTGCTAATGAAACTGCCAATAGTGagagaaatgaagcagaagaatGCAATTCAG attcCTCCCAGCATGACTCGTCAGAAACAAGTGAGGATTCTGAGGCTGAATTCACTAGTGGAG ATGATGACCTTGATTATGTACCCCGTAAGAAGAAAGTGAAGAGAACCAAGTCGGCTAATGAAGATGCCGATAGTGAGACAAGTAGAACAAAAGAGTTCAATTTTG aCAAATGGAACGTACGAATTTCAGACTTGAGAAGGGAAGTTGAAGAGGTGTTTGAAAAAAGATATG CTGAAGCTATAAAAGCAGAAGGTCCAGTGTCTATCCCATATGGAGCGTTTCAGTCACATTCAAAACACTTGGTTGTGGAAGGGCTGCCAGAAGGGATTCCCTTCAGACGTCCGACCACGTACGGCATTCCCCGACTGGAGAGGATACTCCTGGTAAAGGACCAGATCCGCTTTGTGattaaaaa GCCTGAACTTCTGAGATCAACAGATGCTCCCGTGGACAAGGAAGGTTCAGAAG TCTCAAGTACAGTGAAAGAGGAGTGGTATGCCAGAATCACCAAACTGAGAAAGACAGTAGATCAACTTTTCTGTAAACAGTTTG CCAAGGCTTTGGGGAGTGATGAGCCCAAAACTGTTCCATACAAGAAATTTGAAGCTCATCCAGCTGACCTTTATGTTGAAGGGCTGCCAGAAAATGTCCCCTTTAGGAGTCCCTCCTGGTATGGAATCCCTTGCCTTGAACAAATAATTCAAGCAGGCGACAGAATAAAGTTTGTGATCAAAag GCCAGAGCTGCTAACTCACACTTCAGTCGAAGTTGTTCGCTCCAGGTCGAGCGTTCAAG cGAGAGAAGATTGGAATTCTAAGATTACAAAGCTAAGAAAGGAAGTAGAAGATTTATTTAGTGTGAAGTTTG gTGAAGCTCTGGGGCTTTCAGAGTCAGTGAAAGTTCCCTATTCTGTATTTGAATCAAACCCTGAATCCTTGGTCGTTGAAGGCTTGCCAGAAGGAGTTCCTTTCCGGAGTCCCACATGGTTTGGAATTCCACGCCTTGAAAGAATCATCCGTGGGAGTCGCAAAATCAAATTTGTTATTAAGAA GCCTGAGCTTATCAATTCCCATTTGCCTCTAAGAGTGGTTAataaactaaagaaaaaag ATGTTAGTCCAAGGAGTTCCAGAAGGTCACGAAGTTCATCAGAAAATTCAAGTGTCGCAGAGATTGAAGTTACTGTTGAAGCCA GTCCTACTAAAGCACAAACAAAAGATGGTCAAACTAATTCTCAAACCAATGACTTCAGGCAAAATGGAAGAGAGTTTTCTTTTG AGGCATGGAATTCCAGAATCAGTACCTTAAAGCAGAAAGTTGAAAAtctttttagtgaaaaatgtG GGCAAGCTCTGGGACTCAGTGAGCCAGTGAGGGTGCCATATGCACTGTTTGATTCCTTCCCAGAGGATTTCTATGTGGAAGGACTACCTGAGGGAGTGCCCTTCCGCCAACCTGCGACTTTTGGGATTCCAAGACTAGAGAAGATCCTGagaaataaatctaaaataaaatttattcttaaaaa GCCTGAGATGGTTGAGGAAGCTATCAAAGAAGAGGCTTCTACAAGCCCCCAAG atGAGACTGAAGATTTTGAGCTCTCtataaatgttttctaa